The Caloranaerobacter ferrireducens genome contains a region encoding:
- a CDS encoding thioredoxin family protein encodes MVDAALDKLNLDYDFDLISDLPEIAKAGVTNPPALMINGEIKIEGKIPTVDEVVEVLKNM; translated from the coding sequence ATCGTTGATGCGGCATTAGATAAGCTAAATCTTGATTATGATTTTGATTTAATAAGCGACTTGCCTGAAATAGCTAAAGCTGGTGTTACTAACCCACCTGCTTTAATGATAAATGGCGAAATTAAAATTGAAGGTAAAATTCCTACTGTTGATGAAGTAGTTGAAGTACTTAAGAATATGTAG
- a CDS encoding thioredoxin family protein codes for MIIKILGAGCKNCEKLYNLTNEVVNELGIEAEIKKITEFKDILSYGIMKTPGLVINEKVIVSGRVPSKNEIKDFIQKNL; via the coding sequence ATGATTATAAAAATATTAGGTGCTGGCTGCAAAAATTGTGAAAAGCTATATAATTTAACTAATGAAGTAGTAAATGAATTAGGTATAGAAGCTGAAATAAAAAAGATTACTGAATTTAAAGATATCTTAAGCTATGGAATTATGAAAACTCCAGGACTTGTAATAAATGAAAAAGTCATAGTATCTGGTAGAGTACCATCTAAAAATGAAATTAAAGACTTTATACAAAAAAATTTATAG
- a CDS encoding ArsR/SmtB family transcription factor yields MNEIVFKLTASYLKALSHPTRLKILDILKEDELCVCKIFEALDLEQSNVSQHLRILKDQGILVSRRDGSKIMYKVKDTEVFDIINKVRTILIRQLNETQEHLKKGGI; encoded by the coding sequence ATGAATGAGATTGTATTTAAGCTTACAGCCTCTTATTTAAAGGCACTCTCTCATCCTACAAGACTAAAGATACTTGATATTCTAAAAGAAGATGAATTATGCGTATGTAAAATTTTTGAAGCTTTAGACTTAGAACAATCGAATGTTTCACAACATTTAAGAATTTTAAAAGATCAAGGTATTTTAGTAAGTAGAAGAGATGGTTCAAAAATAATGTATAAAGTCAAAGATACAGAAGTCTTTGATATTATAAATAAAGTTAGAACAATATTAATAAGACAACTTAATGAAACACAGGAACATTTAAAGAAAGGAGGAATATAG
- a CDS encoding (deoxy)nucleoside triphosphate pyrophosphohydrolase, protein MDITIVTAGIIIKGEEILIAQRRNLGKEKFKWEFPGGKLENDEIPQDGLKREIKEELDITIEVDDIFEVVYHKDDEKKILLLCYLARYIKGTPKTLECNDFRWVKIKDLEKYDFSEADKKVLEKLLLKGLPN, encoded by the coding sequence ATGGATATTACAATTGTAACAGCTGGTATAATAATAAAAGGAGAAGAAATACTTATAGCTCAAAGAAGGAATTTAGGTAAAGAGAAATTTAAGTGGGAGTTTCCAGGTGGTAAGTTGGAAAATGATGAAATACCCCAAGATGGACTTAAAAGGGAGATAAAGGAAGAATTAGATATAACTATTGAAGTTGATGATATTTTTGAGGTTGTTTATCATAAAGATGATGAGAAAAAAATTTTACTACTATGCTATTTAGCAAGATATATTAAAGGCACACCAAAAACATTAGAATGTAATGATTTCAGGTGGGTTAAGATAAAAGATTTAGAGAAATATGATTTTTCTGAAGCTGATAAAAAAGTTTTAGAAAAATTATTATTAAAGGGCTTACCTAATTAA
- a CDS encoding metallophosphoesterase family protein, which produces MKIRCIHTGDLHIGMEFKNASFDKEYAQKRRMEIWETFNKIIDRAKETETDILLIAGDLFEEDYCSLGDIKRINLRFKDIKNTKVVISAGNHDILGKRSLYKLIEWSDNVYIFDTGKIDKIEFRDLNTVVWGLSWDKKEIRENLLKDFSVDNRELINILLIHGDVLNKTSEYLPLDKESLIKSGFDYIALGHIHKPQIIDNVIYYCGSPEPLDFGETGEHGIIEGFISKENVDMKFIPFSKRSFKIKTLEIKETMGLTEIMNKIIDIDDKESRKKNMYRVILKGVRDRHINIDLYEIKESLKDEFFYLEMIDKTNPDYDIDRIYKENKDNIIGYFIESMKREGLENKVVKEALYVGLEALLDEKVKI; this is translated from the coding sequence TTGAAAATAAGATGCATACACACAGGTGATCTACATATAGGAATGGAATTTAAAAATGCTAGTTTTGATAAAGAATATGCACAGAAGCGAAGAATGGAAATATGGGAAACATTTAATAAAATAATAGATAGAGCGAAAGAAACAGAAACAGATATATTACTAATTGCTGGAGATTTGTTTGAAGAAGATTACTGCAGCCTAGGAGACATTAAGAGAATAAATTTAAGATTTAAGGATATTAAGAATACTAAAGTTGTAATTTCAGCAGGAAACCATGATATTCTAGGGAAAAGGTCATTATATAAATTGATTGAATGGTCAGATAATGTATATATCTTTGACACAGGAAAAATTGATAAAATTGAATTTAGAGATTTAAATACAGTAGTCTGGGGACTAAGTTGGGATAAAAAAGAGATAAGAGAAAACTTATTGAAAGATTTCAGTGTTGATAATAGAGAGTTAATAAATATTTTACTAATTCATGGCGATGTTTTAAATAAAACTTCCGAATACTTACCTTTGGATAAAGAATCTTTAATAAAGTCAGGATTTGATTATATAGCATTAGGACATATACACAAACCACAAATTATAGATAATGTGATTTATTATTGTGGCAGTCCAGAGCCTTTAGATTTTGGTGAAACCGGAGAACATGGAATAATTGAGGGATTTATTTCAAAAGAAAATGTAGATATGAAGTTTATTCCATTTAGTAAAAGAAGTTTTAAAATAAAAACTTTAGAGATTAAAGAGACTATGGGCTTGACTGAAATAATGAATAAGATAATAGATATAGATGATAAAGAGAGTAGAAAAAAGAATATGTATAGAGTAATATTAAAAGGTGTAAGAGATAGACATATTAATATCGATTTATATGAGATAAAGGAGAGCCTAAAGGATGAATTTTTTTATTTGGAAATGATAGATAAAACAAATCCAGATTATGATATTGATAGAATATACAAAGAAAATAAGGATAATATTATTGGTTATTTTATTGAAAGTATGAAAAGAGAAGGATTAGAAAATAAAGTAGTTAAAGAGGCACTATATGTAGGACTTGAAGCATTACTTGATGAGAAGGTGAAGATTTAA
- a CDS encoding AAA family ATPase has product MIIRELILNSFGKFKNKSITFTEGINIVFGKNESGKTTIHKFIEGMFFGFFKPYTKRKNYTEDYNKYFPWDDSEFYGILKYTCDGVLYRVERNFLKGKEEVKIFDDETGEDLTHLFEYDNVKRLHIPASLHIGLNNVVYNNTISIKQMQNKTDKYLAKEIKDSLINLGGSLDEDISVKKVIDKLDKKINDIGTKARVKTSPYGKLMEELDRLYKERRKAESVLEEIREYQIQLNSIKEEIEKLISNKEELENDIEKVKTYKARERYNDAVKLIEQINRLNEEIKRLKDYSIVNPDDFTEAVKLKNSIEEINISLNKLDNKKKKLIEVINDISDKIDKFSNFASVKDIDEIDNVLSDFFVLQGKREKLIEINNKIFDVSNMKEAIEATNIDEIEEDLYRVEELEDEKSSIKYNSEYSKLGFLRLRLEEKEKQLNKLKTYKVFSIMGILLSLPLGFYIKSIFFIALLIPLMFLIFTLIKHKELNSYLNSVKANIVDIEKREQEREYRINIIDKEIQDILNKYNLSNKIDLKKLISNSTKEAVSIKDKENLLKELKSQKLILESEIDKLRSTIERYLSQIGFAYEINLDNIKKLKKEFLDYLEYKKHSLLVNEDIKIVNKEINELKNRIKEFSLQLNEKFEKNRVKDIEEFKVALEKKAEFEKITQELESKKSLLNSVLGDNNLQYLKKKAELNLDFDISKIENKDIKKLEENVKVITQQIAAKKEQAARLEEKIKGLTLSVRPMVDIDEEIDRKTKLKKHYEEKLEALELARNTIERISREIHKDFAPKLNKKVGEIISNVTQGRYRDVKVTEELNIMVVDPISKKLVDIESLSGGTIDQLFFAIRFGIIDIIKGDKRLPLILDDCFIQYDNDRLKNILKFLANESLNRQIILFTCHTREKDILDELKANYNYIDIN; this is encoded by the coding sequence ATGATTATTCGTGAGCTTATACTAAATTCATTTGGAAAGTTTAAAAATAAAAGTATAACTTTTACTGAAGGTATAAATATAGTATTTGGTAAAAATGAATCAGGTAAAACAACTATCCATAAATTTATTGAAGGTATGTTTTTTGGTTTCTTTAAGCCATATACGAAGAGAAAAAATTATACAGAAGACTATAATAAGTACTTCCCTTGGGATGATAGTGAGTTTTATGGAATTTTGAAATATACATGTGATGGAGTGCTTTATCGAGTAGAAAGGAATTTTTTAAAAGGTAAAGAAGAAGTAAAAATTTTTGATGATGAAACAGGCGAGGACTTAACTCATCTATTTGAGTATGATAATGTAAAAAGGCTCCATATTCCTGCATCATTACATATTGGACTAAACAATGTTGTTTACAACAATACTATAAGCATTAAGCAAATGCAGAATAAAACAGACAAGTATTTAGCTAAAGAAATAAAGGATTCTCTTATAAACTTAGGTGGAAGTCTTGATGAAGATATTTCAGTCAAAAAAGTAATTGATAAATTAGATAAAAAAATAAATGATATAGGAACTAAAGCAAGAGTAAAAACATCGCCTTATGGTAAGCTTATGGAAGAATTAGATAGATTATATAAAGAAAGAAGAAAAGCAGAAAGTGTTCTAGAAGAAATAAGAGAGTATCAAATTCAGTTAAATTCTATTAAAGAAGAGATTGAAAAACTTATATCAAATAAAGAAGAGCTTGAAAATGATATTGAAAAAGTAAAAACATATAAAGCAAGAGAAAGATACAATGATGCAGTTAAGCTAATTGAACAAATAAATAGGCTAAATGAAGAAATAAAGAGATTAAAAGACTACAGTATAGTAAATCCTGATGATTTTACAGAAGCAGTTAAGCTAAAAAATAGTATAGAGGAAATAAATATTAGTCTAAATAAATTGGATAATAAAAAGAAAAAGCTAATAGAAGTTATCAATGATATAAGCGATAAAATTGATAAATTTAGTAATTTCGCATCTGTAAAAGACATAGATGAAATTGATAATGTTTTAAGTGATTTTTTCGTTTTACAAGGCAAGCGTGAAAAATTAATAGAGATTAATAATAAAATATTTGACGTCTCAAATATGAAAGAAGCAATAGAAGCTACTAATATCGATGAAATAGAAGAAGATTTGTATAGAGTTGAGGAATTAGAAGATGAAAAAAGCAGTATTAAATACAATAGTGAATATAGCAAACTTGGATTTCTTAGATTAAGATTAGAGGAAAAAGAAAAGCAATTAAATAAACTAAAAACATACAAAGTTTTTTCGATAATGGGTATTTTACTATCTTTACCTTTAGGTTTTTATATAAAATCGATATTTTTTATAGCGTTATTAATACCTTTAATGTTCCTTATATTTACGTTAATTAAACATAAAGAGCTAAACAGTTATTTAAATAGTGTTAAAGCTAATATAGTAGACATAGAAAAGAGAGAGCAAGAAAGAGAATACCGCATTAATATAATTGATAAGGAAATACAGGATATATTAAATAAATACAACTTAAGCAATAAAATTGATTTAAAGAAGTTAATATCAAATAGTACAAAGGAAGCAGTATCAATTAAGGACAAAGAAAATTTACTTAAAGAACTTAAGTCACAAAAGTTAATTTTAGAATCAGAAATTGATAAATTGAGGAGTACTATAGAAAGATACCTTTCTCAAATTGGTTTTGCTTATGAAATAAATCTTGATAATATCAAAAAGCTGAAAAAAGAGTTTCTAGATTATCTTGAATATAAGAAACATTCTCTTTTAGTAAATGAGGATATAAAGATAGTGAATAAGGAGATAAATGAATTAAAAAATAGAATTAAAGAATTTAGTTTACAGTTAAATGAAAAATTTGAAAAAAATAGAGTTAAAGATATAGAAGAATTTAAGGTTGCATTAGAAAAGAAAGCGGAATTTGAAAAAATTACACAGGAATTAGAAAGCAAAAAGAGTCTATTAAATAGCGTTTTAGGAGATAATAACTTGCAATATTTAAAGAAAAAGGCAGAACTAAATCTAGATTTTGATATTTCAAAAATAGAAAATAAGGATATTAAAAAGTTAGAGGAAAATGTAAAAGTAATCACACAACAAATAGCAGCTAAAAAGGAACAAGCTGCTAGATTAGAAGAAAAAATAAAAGGATTAACATTGTCAGTAAGACCAATGGTCGATATAGATGAAGAGATAGATAGAAAAACGAAGCTTAAAAAACATTATGAAGAAAAACTTGAAGCTTTAGAACTGGCTAGAAATACTATTGAAAGGATATCTAGGGAAATACATAAAGATTTTGCACCTAAATTAAATAAAAAAGTAGGAGAAATAATATCAAATGTAACTCAAGGCAGATATAGAGATGTTAAAGTAACTGAAGAACTTAATATAATGGTAGTTGATCCAATAAGTAAAAAGTTAGTCGATATTGAAAGCTTAAGTGGTGGAACTATAGATCAGTTATTTTTTGCTATAAGGTTTGGTATAATAGACATTATTAAAGGAGATAAAAGATTACCTTTAATATTGGATGATTGTTTTATACAATATGATAATGACAGGCTTAAAAATATTTTGAAATTTTTAGCTAATGAGAGTTTAAACAGACAGATTATATTATTTACTTGTCATACAAGAGAAAAGGATATTCTTGATGAATTAAAAGCTAACTATAATTATATTGATATTAATTAA
- a CDS encoding metallophosphoesterase encodes MSIYGISDLHLDFSGEKPMDIFGDNWLDHEVKIFENWKQIVNEEDLVLVPGDVSWAMKLDDAYIDLLKIDQLPGIKVITKGNHDYWWSTKSKLKALKFNTIHFLQNDYFLYKSIGICGTRGWISKDNDEFGEKDEKIFNRELNRLKLSLESIKEDVKEIIVMLHYPPFNIDGSPNEFVEIMNQYNVSTCVYGHLHGEGHKFAVEGEIGGIKFHCISCDFIDFRPKRLL; translated from the coding sequence GTGAGTATATATGGAATATCAGATTTGCATTTAGACTTTTCTGGCGAAAAACCAATGGACATTTTTGGAGATAATTGGCTAGATCATGAAGTGAAAATATTTGAAAACTGGAAGCAAATTGTTAATGAAGAGGATTTGGTATTAGTGCCTGGCGATGTTAGTTGGGCTATGAAGCTTGATGATGCATACATAGACTTATTAAAAATTGATCAATTACCTGGTATTAAAGTGATAACTAAGGGGAATCATGACTATTGGTGGAGTACAAAATCTAAATTGAAAGCACTAAAGTTTAATACAATTCATTTCTTACAAAATGATTATTTTTTATATAAAAGCATAGGAATCTGTGGAACTAGAGGATGGATTAGTAAAGATAATGATGAGTTTGGAGAAAAAGATGAAAAGATATTTAACAGGGAGTTAAATCGACTTAAGCTTTCATTAGAATCTATTAAAGAAGATGTAAAAGAGATTATTGTAATGCTTCACTATCCACCTTTTAATATTGATGGAAGTCCTAATGAATTTGTTGAAATAATGAATCAGTACAATGTATCTACTTGTGTGTATGGACATCTACATGGAGAAGGGCATAAGTTTGCTGTTGAAGGTGAGATAGGTGGTATAAAATTTCACTGTATTTCCTGTGATTTTATAGATTTTAGGCCAAAGAGATTATTGTAG
- a CDS encoding DMT family transporter — MLLSYIALLGRVLLLSLERIVVRLLGNNQKNIYSNVSATFLFFFIGALSLLPFSLFININDFDFLIPCYISSILYTIGAVAYVTSLSVGEVSLVTPINSLNSLFLMILSFVFLNEQITIEKFIGIVIIVTGLSILKKEGNPLKSLKYIINNKACRLMFLYVFLQSMGRILDKYFYVTVHPVTYATILYFFISINLLIFLLITKKTKYISDVFNAKRGISIISGCINGFSYLFLLVALKNIELSIAEPITQVSMILTLIFTYIFFKENIKEKIPGSILILIGGWILLTNMN; from the coding sequence ATGCTTTTATCTTATATAGCTTTGCTTGGGAGAGTTTTACTATTATCACTTGAAAGAATAGTTGTAAGATTATTAGGTAATAACCAAAAAAATATTTATTCAAATGTAAGTGCAACATTTTTATTTTTTTTCATAGGTGCTTTGAGCTTATTACCTTTTAGTCTTTTTATAAATATAAACGATTTTGATTTTCTAATACCTTGTTATATAAGCAGTATACTTTATACAATAGGTGCTGTAGCTTATGTTACATCATTATCTGTTGGAGAAGTATCTTTAGTTACACCAATTAATAGTCTAAATTCATTATTTTTAATGATATTATCTTTTGTTTTTTTAAATGAGCAAATTACAATCGAAAAATTTATAGGTATAGTTATTATAGTAACTGGTCTTTCAATTTTAAAAAAGGAAGGGAATCCGTTAAAATCATTAAAGTATATAATTAACAATAAAGCATGTAGATTAATGTTTTTATATGTTTTTTTACAGTCAATGGGTAGAATATTAGACAAATATTTTTATGTTACAGTACATCCTGTTACTTATGCAACTATATTGTACTTTTTTATATCTATAAATCTTCTTATTTTTCTGTTAATTACAAAGAAAACGAAATATATATCAGATGTGTTTAATGCTAAGAGAGGTATATCGATAATCAGTGGATGTATTAATGGTTTTTCTTATTTGTTTTTGCTAGTTGCTTTAAAGAATATAGAACTTAGTATAGCAGAGCCTATAACTCAAGTTTCTATGATTTTAACATTAATATTTACGTATATATTTTTTAAAGAAAATATTAAGGAGAAAATACCAGGTTCTATATTAATACTTATTGGTGGTTGGATTCTTTTAACTAATATGAATTAG
- a CDS encoding class IV adenylate cyclase has product MAKELEVKVLDIDKDEIEKRLKEIGAELIGREYQINTIFDTKDRFIKNKQNGYLRIREKRDLDKGLVSYIFTLKKNISKDGVRENLEIETKVENKEALAKILESLNLKIVHEGTKERIKYKYEDITFDIDTWDKETYPYTYLEIEVKQKEDLQRAIKLLNLDESKVTIKSLAELRMELGLGDL; this is encoded by the coding sequence ATGGCTAAAGAATTGGAAGTAAAAGTACTCGATATAGATAAGGATGAAATTGAAAAAAGGTTAAAGGAAATAGGAGCAGAACTTATAGGCAGAGAATATCAAATTAATACAATTTTTGATACGAAAGATAGATTTATAAAGAATAAGCAAAATGGATATCTTAGAATCAGAGAAAAAAGAGATTTAGACAAGGGCTTGGTTAGTTACATATTCACGTTAAAGAAAAATATTTCAAAAGATGGTGTTAGAGAAAATTTGGAAATAGAGACTAAAGTCGAAAATAAAGAAGCACTTGCGAAGATATTAGAGTCATTAAATTTAAAAATTGTGCATGAGGGAACTAAGGAAAGAATTAAATATAAGTATGAAGATATTACTTTTGATATAGATACTTGGGATAAGGAAACATATCCATATACATATCTTGAGATAGAAGTTAAGCAAAAAGAAGATTTACAAAGAGCAATTAAACTACTTAACTTAGATGAAAGTAAAGTTACAATAAAATCTTTAGCTGAGCTTAGAATGGAATTAGGATTAGGAGATTTGTAG
- a CDS encoding M48 family metallopeptidase, producing MELKVYPKEELYLILMFIISLITYAILIFSIVGIIYLLIVAIFAFFTHGIFIGSVRGNSVRVSNNQFPEVHKMAEELSQKIGLDEVPSIYIMESGGMLNAFATKFLGRNFVIIYSDVLELAYEEGESAVAFIVAHELAHIKAKHLMWRYILYPAMFVPFLGSAYLRACEYTSDLIAAQLVPNGAIQGLTVLATGKRLYQKLNILEIIKQSEEEKGFWIWLSEKLSSHPNLIKRINKIYYETKDVIN from the coding sequence ATGGAGTTAAAAGTATATCCAAAAGAAGAACTTTATTTGATTTTGATGTTTATAATAAGTTTAATAACGTATGCTATATTAATTTTTTCGATAGTAGGGATTATATATTTATTAATAGTTGCTATTTTTGCTTTTTTTACACATGGAATATTTATTGGAAGTGTAAGAGGTAATAGCGTAAGAGTATCTAACAACCAATTTCCAGAAGTTCACAAAATGGCAGAGGAGCTATCTCAGAAAATTGGGTTAGATGAAGTACCTTCTATATATATAATGGAGTCTGGTGGTATGCTTAATGCTTTTGCAACGAAGTTTCTAGGAAGAAATTTTGTTATTATTTATTCTGATGTATTAGAGTTAGCATATGAAGAAGGCGAGTCTGCTGTTGCATTTATTGTAGCTCATGAGTTAGCACATATTAAAGCAAAACATTTGATGTGGAGATATATACTCTATCCTGCAATGTTTGTTCCGTTTTTAGGATCGGCATATTTGAGGGCTTGTGAGTATACGAGTGATCTAATTGCTGCTCAACTTGTACCAAATGGAGCTATACAAGGCCTTACAGTATTAGCAACAGGGAAAAGGTTATATCAGAAATTAAATATATTGGAAATAATCAAACAATCAGAGGAAGAAAAAGGTTTTTGGATATGGTTGTCTGAAAAGCTTTCAAGCCACCCTAATCTAATTAAACGAATAAATAAAATATATTATGAAACCAAAGATGTAATAAATTGA
- a CDS encoding class I SAM-dependent methyltransferase: MSDNRKNVEEILEYYNKGIEADRLQCGIGKIEFERTKDIISRYLSKEKLVIYDIGGGAGTYSRWLAKLGHEVHLFDLSPKLVEIAKEKSKNENENNIYKIEVADARRINRPDESADIVLLMGPLYHLTERKERLLALKEAKRVLKEEGIVIIAAITRFGSTLYGLSVYGQKNNLIEEDEFMEMIERELTDGQHIRPEKYPGFIARAYFHLPDELANEIKEVGLEHEKNIAVEGPIWIVPAFEEKWSLEDSRKRMLKIARMVEEEKSIMGMSPHFIAIARKKQN; this comes from the coding sequence ATGTCTGATAACAGAAAAAACGTAGAGGAAATATTAGAATACTATAATAAAGGAATAGAAGCAGATAGGTTACAGTGTGGGATAGGTAAAATCGAATTTGAAAGAACAAAAGATATAATATCGAGATATTTATCAAAAGAAAAGTTAGTAATATACGATATAGGTGGAGGTGCTGGTACATATTCAAGATGGTTAGCAAAACTAGGACATGAAGTTCATTTATTTGATTTATCTCCAAAACTGGTGGAAATAGCAAAAGAAAAATCAAAAAACGAAAATGAAAATAATATTTACAAGATAGAAGTAGCAGATGCAAGACGAATTAATAGACCAGATGAAAGTGCAGATATAGTTTTATTAATGGGTCCTCTATATCATTTAACAGAAAGAAAAGAGAGGCTATTGGCTTTAAAAGAAGCGAAAAGAGTACTTAAAGAAGAAGGAATAGTGATAATAGCTGCGATAACTAGATTTGGTTCGACTTTATATGGTTTATCGGTATACGGACAAAAGAATAATTTAATTGAAGAAGATGAATTTATGGAAATGATTGAAAGAGAATTAACAGATGGGCAACATATAAGACCAGAAAAATATCCTGGATTTATAGCAAGAGCTTATTTTCATTTACCTGATGAATTAGCAAACGAAATTAAAGAAGTAGGACTAGAGCATGAAAAAAATATAGCTGTAGAAGGACCAATATGGATAGTACCAGCATTTGAAGAAAAATGGAGTCTTGAAGACAGTAGGAAAAGGATGCTAAAAATAGCAAGAATGGTGGAGGAAGAAAAAAGCATAATGGGCATGAGCCCTCATTTTATAGCAATTGCAAGGAAAAAACAAAATTAA